One part of the Bacillus sp. FJAT-45350 genome encodes these proteins:
- a CDS encoding DUF4181 domain-containing protein: MYGIESTFLLSILLFLAILLLIVSFNKIMRKWLKVEKEKLFSYNHVNEKHKKIDWTIRIVALVFFLLGYVVNTIRESIHELFQPWFLLLIIIVSEAVKAVMERKYAENPNAYKLTISQIIFVLVLLFTLYKTDFFGLV; encoded by the coding sequence ATGTATGGCATAGAGTCTACTTTCTTGCTGAGTATACTATTGTTTTTAGCTATTTTATTATTAATTGTTTCGTTTAATAAAATTATGAGAAAGTGGCTAAAAGTTGAGAAGGAGAAATTGTTTTCATATAACCATGTTAATGAAAAACATAAAAAAATTGACTGGACAATTAGAATTGTTGCACTAGTCTTTTTCTTGTTAGGATATGTTGTAAACACCATTAGAGAATCTATACATGAGTTATTTCAACCGTGGTTTTTACTACTTATTATTATTGTTTCTGAAGCGGTTAAGGCAGTTATGGAGCGAAAGTATGCAGAAAATCCTAATGCTTATAAATTAACAATTAGTCAGATAATATTTGTCCTTGTATTGCTCTTTACATTATACAAGACTGATTTTTTTGGCTTAGTATAA
- a CDS encoding 5-methylcytosine restriction system specificity protein McrC — MATKGSNFVSVKDNCSIKEDILKKGIELDRIYIPTRGDVTNLGIHKYNDKLYSSNYVGVCRLKNIDGENLKKNGVEQILKVQPRFNLSVIEMLNFIRTDDEFDRYLAPQTVRRNQADKEIESLEMNELFYFYENESPIKVDADIAKESSILTTTLFLSMLKELCRKPLMGRMIKKEENLVGKVKGKILFNKHIRQNLVKGRNDRIYCKYLHYSEDIVENQFLKAALLKAKRFITQYFNENIESTNTNYNKTIAYCTKVLGHISSTKISGSECDNLKFNGCYANYKKVIKLAKMVLNEVSIDTNGKVSITNYIIPYAVSMEKLFEMYVRAYLKKNGFASYKTKDSEPLQLFKYDDKKSIFEGTEKGMADYIGGPIKPDIVVKNIKTDEVIVFDVKYKDFKNKRYAREDRLQLLAYALMYNCSHIGLIFPKQNDKEYLVPQRVQSLEKREIMYHELFVDIELDDNIEGVEELSYEKETSFAKYIENLFMDPKEI; from the coding sequence ATGGCGACTAAAGGTAGTAATTTTGTCAGTGTTAAGGATAATTGCTCTATCAAAGAAGATATATTAAAAAAAGGCATTGAGCTGGATAGAATATATATCCCAACTAGAGGTGATGTAACTAATCTTGGAATACATAAATACAATGATAAGTTATATTCTTCTAATTATGTAGGGGTTTGTCGCTTAAAAAATATAGATGGGGAGAATCTGAAAAAAAATGGTGTAGAACAAATTCTTAAAGTTCAACCAAGATTTAATTTATCAGTGATTGAAATGCTAAACTTTATTAGAACCGATGATGAATTTGATAGGTATTTAGCTCCCCAAACCGTAAGAAGAAATCAGGCAGATAAGGAAATAGAATCTCTTGAAATGAATGAGTTATTTTATTTTTACGAAAATGAATCTCCTATAAAAGTAGATGCTGATATTGCAAAGGAAAGTAGTATCCTTACCACAACGCTATTTTTATCTATGTTAAAAGAGCTATGCAGAAAGCCTTTAATGGGAAGAATGATAAAAAAAGAAGAAAACTTAGTTGGTAAAGTAAAAGGAAAGATATTATTTAATAAACATATACGTCAAAATTTAGTAAAAGGACGTAATGATAGGATATATTGTAAATATTTACATTATTCAGAGGATATTGTAGAAAATCAATTTTTAAAGGCTGCTTTATTAAAAGCTAAACGCTTTATTACACAGTATTTTAATGAAAACATAGAAAGTACAAATACTAATTACAATAAAACTATTGCATATTGTACAAAAGTATTAGGACATATTAGTTCAACAAAAATATCCGGTAGTGAATGCGATAATTTAAAGTTTAATGGCTGCTATGCGAACTACAAAAAGGTAATAAAACTGGCAAAAATGGTCTTAAATGAAGTTTCTATTGATACAAATGGAAAGGTTAGTATTACAAATTATATAATTCCGTACGCAGTTTCTATGGAAAAGCTTTTTGAAATGTATGTACGTGCATATTTGAAAAAAAACGGATTTGCTTCATATAAAACGAAAGATTCAGAGCCACTGCAACTGTTTAAATATGATGATAAAAAAAGTATTTTTGAAGGAACGGAAAAAGGGATGGCAGATTATATTGGAGGGCCAATTAAGCCTGATATTGTTGTTAAAAATATTAAAACTGATGAAGTTATAGTCTTTGATGTTAAATATAAAGATTTTAAGAACAAAAGGTATGCCAGAGAAGATAGATTGCAATTATTAGCATATGCCCTAATGTATAATTGCTCTCATATTGGATTGATTTTTCCAAAACAAAATGATAAAGAATATCTAGTACCTCAAAGAGTGCAATCATTAGAAAAAAGAGAGATTATGTATCATGAATTATTTGTTGATATAGAGCTGGATGATAATATAGAAGGTGTTGAGGAACTTTCTTACGAGAAAGAAACAAGTTTTGCGAAGTATATTGAAAATCTCTTTATGGATCCAAAGGAAATTTAA
- a CDS encoding IS3 family transposase (programmed frameshift), with translation MTKRKRRSFTKEFKEQIVQLYASGKPRSEIIKEYELTASSFDKWVQQNQASGSFEEKDNRTPEQEELLRLRKENQRLAMENDIFKASRADHGTKVDVIRNNLHKYSVSAMCNVLQLPRSTYYYEAKKRENPDEEVTKLIVDLFNRSRQIYGQRKLKKELEKQGLQVSRRRISRIMKEQGLVSKYTVAQFKPSKTKCNESPIGNALNREFNQEKELKVVVSDLTYVRVQQKWHYICILVDLYNREIIGYSAGPQKDAALVQRAFAKVPYNLHRLELFHTDRGSEFKNKLIDEALKTFGIERSLSNKGTPYDNAVAEATFKVIKTEFVNGRVFSNQPELDLELFDYVHWYNHVRIHGSLDYVTPIEFKSVHL, from the exons ATGACAAAACGTAAGCGCCGATCATTTACGAAAGAATTCAAAGAACAAATCGTCCAATTATATGCTTCTGGTAAACCTCGTTCGGAAATTATTAAAGAATACGAATTGACGGCTTCTTCCTTTGACAAATGGGTTCAACAAAACCAGGCAAGTGGTTCCTTTGAAGAAAAGGACAATCGAACGCCAGAACAAGAAGAACTACTTCGACTTCGAAAAGAAAACCAACGCCTCGCTATGGAAAATGACATTT TTAAAGCAAGCCGCGCTGATCATGGGACGAAAGTAGATGTGATCCGTAATAACCTTCACAAATACTCGGTATCAGCAATGTGTAACGTCCTACAACTTCCTCGAAGTACGTATTATTATGAAGCAAAGAAACGAGAGAACCCTGACGAAGAGGTAACGAAGCTCATCGTTGACCTTTTCAATAGAAGCCGCCAAATTTATGGACAACGTAAATTAAAGAAAGAACTAGAAAAGCAAGGGTTGCAAGTCTCTCGTCGGCGTATTAGTCGGATTATGAAGGAACAAGGACTGGTATCCAAATACACAGTGGCTCAGTTTAAACCATCGAAAACAAAGTGTAATGAATCTCCTATCGGCAATGCCTTAAATCGAGAATTTAACCAAGAAAAAGAACTCAAAGTCGTAGTGAGTGACTTGACTTACGTTCGAGTTCAGCAAAAGTGGCATTACATCTGTATTTTAGTAGATTTATATAACCGTGAAATTATTGGATATAGTGCTGGTCCTCAAAAAGACGCAGCCTTAGTTCAGCGTGCCTTCGCAAAAGTTCCATACAACCTTCATCGTCTTGAATTATTTCACACGGATCGGGGCAGTGAATTTAAGAACAAACTTATTGATGAAGCACTAAAAACCTTTGGAATTGAACGTTCTTTAAGCAACAAAGGAACCCCCTATGACAACGCTGTAGCGGAGGCAACCTTTAAAGTTATTAAAACTGAGTTTGTGAATGGTAGAGTATTCTCTAACCAACCCGAACTTGACCTTGAACTTTTTGATTATGTTCATTGGTATAACCATGTTCGTATCCATGGTTCACTAGATTATGTTACACCTATCGAATTCAAGTCAGTACACCTTTAA
- a CDS encoding gamma-glutamylcyclotransferase family protein: MKNRNRVFVYGTLRQQEANHRLLKEARCISRQCWTNGILYDTGNGYAAMLPSPSQKVYGELYEVTDHFSKARYEWFSHSKRATCEPLPLLESSRLDFFSGLS, encoded by the coding sequence ATGAAAAACAGAAACCGCGTATTCGTATACGGAACCTTACGGCAACAGGAAGCAAATCACCGATTACTAAAAGAAGCGAGGTGTATAAGTCGGCAATGTTGGACTAATGGAATTCTGTATGATACAGGCAACGGGTATGCGGCAATGCTTCCAAGTCCTAGTCAAAAAGTTTATGGTGAACTGTATGAAGTCACGGACCACTTTTCAAAAGCGCGCTATGAGTGGTTTTCTCATAGCAAGCGTGCAACGTGCGAGCCATTACCACTTCTCGAATCGTCTAGATTGGACTTTTTCAGTGGCCTCTCTTAG
- a CDS encoding DUF4181 domain-containing protein, whose protein sequence is MYSSNIGDRGESIFTWRTLLFTLLLGSFSTFMDWKRHKNPKEYIITFLFFLMFFFIISLHILFQFPKFFFN, encoded by the coding sequence GTGTACTCCTCTAATATAGGAGATAGAGGTGAATCTATTTTTACCTGGAGAACGTTGCTGTTCACTCTATTGTTAGGGAGTTTTTCTACTTTCATGGATTGGAAGCGCCATAAAAATCCAAAGGAATATATCATTACTTTCCTATTTTTCTTAATGTTCTTTTTCATAATATCATTACACATATTGTTTCAATTCCCAAAATTTTTTTTCAACTAG
- a CDS encoding DUF6366 family protein — protein MSNDIKETPEQKRERLRQEELKRNPTGNMNDAYNRANSGNLADLVGSLGWKGTGILILVIIIGFVIVYLFFK, from the coding sequence ATGAGTAATGATATTAAAGAAACTCCTGAACAAAAAAGAGAGAGGTTAAGACAGGAGGAATTAAAAAGGAATCCTACTGGAAATATGAACGATGCTTATAATAGAGCAAACAGCGGAAACCTTGCTGATTTAGTAGGCAGTTTAGGTTGGAAAGGTACAGGAATTCTTATTCTTGTAATCATAATTGGGTTTGTAATTGTCTATCTTTTTTTCAAGTAA
- a CDS encoding restriction endonuclease-like protein yields the protein MKYVFDVDKLSLVEPSIHRPIFFENSVYQVVITPKGDEELTFYHEHPLLRKAISPVKVGKSYILMGNLHFQNDIGLSTFEVRNENGPLLSVTLEVFPAKLDYKRDYQKLIEEVNDEIYNLSYHFLRKTYLGARINAAGKPSLTEFYRLITVHFDSFIKAIERIERQPHHKLIKNHVKARGDQLQQLDSKGRNHLRKNAHVFVEVNKGVSIRGKQLMPIEGLKMKKELIYDTFENRYVKWMIVRLYHKLEDLYTKLTEKRGWKDTEHDPDLVNNVVQMIKQLRGKEKNHFWKVIGKLDRSVSSLVMQMAPGYRDAFQIYLTVSKGLALHGNSYQMSVKDVATLYEYWTFLKLGQILGRKYEQVSQDIVKVKRDGLFVNLYSTRTAKRVFLHPVTKEKIVLTYQSSGGSLPTTPQKPDTMLSIAKKGKDYSFNYVFDAKYRVDFAIEDSYYSTRYKSPGPLEEDINTMHRYRDSLVVQQKGPYERTSFGAYVLFPFDDMEGYQQHHFYKSIDEVNIGGLPLLPNATELVERFVENPIDKSPEQIHEEGILPRGTLAEWQSTLEEKVLIGVVSNEEQWRQCMRNGTYVLAADRLKAGWLDAAYVALYVSQEAGMENGISYYGKIKDTTVLDSEFHFTVEAWTNLKEVIKPVRYGIAKYAMTTLRTLKEAKEIPELFMKSESEVVIWRMLRRVSDRIKVELDSEYLDRATGVQTFRIKDMEIRFLQEEERVEIIGTNGIATFELEELFKQPTRVFKRICEGIG from the coding sequence GTGAAGTATGTCTTTGATGTAGACAAGCTCTCATTAGTAGAGCCTTCAATTCATCGCCCAATTTTCTTTGAAAATAGTGTCTACCAGGTTGTTATTACTCCAAAAGGTGATGAGGAGCTAACATTTTATCACGAACATCCATTACTGCGAAAAGCAATTAGTCCAGTGAAGGTTGGAAAGTCCTATATTCTTATGGGGAATTTGCATTTTCAAAATGACATTGGATTGTCCACTTTTGAAGTTCGTAATGAAAATGGTCCGTTACTCAGTGTAACGTTGGAAGTATTTCCGGCAAAGTTAGATTACAAACGCGACTATCAGAAGCTGATAGAGGAAGTCAACGATGAGATTTACAATCTCTCTTATCACTTTTTACGAAAGACGTACTTAGGCGCACGGATCAATGCTGCGGGTAAACCGTCACTTACGGAATTTTACCGATTGATTACAGTTCACTTTGATTCTTTTATTAAAGCAATTGAAAGGATTGAAAGACAGCCACACCACAAGCTTATAAAGAATCATGTGAAAGCGAGAGGTGACCAGCTTCAACAACTAGATTCAAAGGGACGAAATCATCTACGAAAAAATGCTCATGTATTCGTGGAGGTTAATAAGGGAGTTTCGATTCGTGGAAAACAGTTGATGCCAATTGAGGGCTTAAAAATGAAAAAGGAACTTATATACGACACGTTTGAAAACCGTTATGTAAAGTGGATGATTGTAAGGTTATATCATAAGTTAGAGGACTTATATACGAAGCTAACGGAAAAGCGTGGGTGGAAGGATACAGAGCATGACCCAGACCTAGTGAACAACGTTGTTCAAATGATAAAGCAGCTACGAGGTAAGGAGAAGAATCATTTTTGGAAAGTGATTGGAAAACTTGACCGCTCTGTTAGTAGCCTCGTGATGCAAATGGCTCCGGGGTATCGTGATGCTTTTCAAATCTACTTAACAGTTTCTAAAGGGTTAGCGTTACATGGTAATAGCTATCAAATGTCTGTAAAAGACGTTGCCACTTTATATGAATATTGGACATTCTTGAAGCTAGGACAGATACTGGGCAGAAAGTATGAGCAAGTCAGTCAGGATATTGTGAAGGTTAAGCGTGATGGACTCTTTGTAAACCTTTATAGTACACGTACTGCAAAGAGGGTCTTTCTACATCCAGTCACGAAGGAGAAAATTGTTTTAACTTATCAAAGCTCAGGTGGAAGTCTACCAACGACACCACAGAAGCCAGATACGATGCTGAGCATTGCAAAAAAGGGTAAAGATTATTCCTTTAATTATGTGTTTGATGCGAAGTACCGAGTCGATTTTGCTATTGAGGATAGTTATTACAGTACAAGGTACAAGAGCCCTGGTCCACTTGAGGAGGACATCAACACAATGCATCGCTACCGTGATTCATTGGTTGTGCAGCAGAAAGGTCCTTATGAACGAACGTCTTTTGGGGCATATGTGCTGTTTCCATTTGACGATATGGAAGGGTACCAGCAGCACCACTTCTACAAAAGTATTGATGAAGTGAATATTGGTGGTTTGCCCTTACTACCAAATGCTACTGAACTTGTAGAACGCTTTGTAGAAAATCCCATTGATAAGAGCCCAGAGCAAATTCATGAGGAAGGGATTTTACCTAGAGGTACTTTAGCTGAATGGCAATCAACGTTAGAGGAAAAAGTGCTAATTGGTGTCGTTTCAAATGAAGAGCAATGGCGTCAGTGCATGCGTAATGGTACGTATGTGTTAGCAGCCGATAGACTTAAAGCAGGGTGGCTTGATGCGGCGTATGTCGCCTTGTATGTAAGCCAAGAAGCAGGAATGGAAAATGGAATATCGTATTATGGAAAAATAAAAGATACGACAGTGCTAGACAGCGAATTTCATTTTACAGTAGAAGCCTGGACGAATCTAAAAGAAGTGATAAAACCCGTTCGTTATGGAATTGCTAAATACGCCATGACTACTTTACGTACACTTAAAGAAGCGAAAGAAATCCCTGAGTTGTTCATGAAGTCTGAAAGTGAAGTTGTGATTTGGAGAATGTTGCGGCGAGTGTCAGATCGGATAAAGGTAGAACTAGATTCGGAGTATTTGGATCGTGCAACTGGAGTTCAGACTTTTAGAATTAAGGATATGGAGATACGCTTCTTACAAGAAGAGGAGAGAGTTGAGATAATAGGAACGAACGGAATAGCAACGTTTGAGTTAGAGGAGTTGTTTAAGCAGCCGACTCGGGTGTTTAAGAGGATATGTGAGGGGATTGGGTAG
- a CDS encoding AAA family ATPase, protein MGEKTLKLINELSKVLYEDKTLLLQGGVGVGKTYLAKKIAENLKSHQFVDFPSKRQRKTPQLSDVCREIVSIHPSYSYGDFIYGIVAEARSDYLTFEYKDKIFMELLNSALESWNNKENRKYVLILDDINRGFITDILGEAIMLMETHGTNKYSITLKSGRALVIPPNFYVIATLNNLIETPFAMDFALQRRFYKYTIESDFEYIVDSESEHDKGSLAPETLYKKVKKIVLDNLNYSYKENLLERNKYIVGHGFFYGADYLSKIKWQVLPLLRQYCKDNILENEAEIFITNLEDELNINFTTDIRHINNYRIHGAKNGVTAIEFYENGTSHKPIVNIIGRIKEQNLLSDTDIERYIIFNENVLFREETLNLITYSATLYASTLSKDNLYLKERPLYMKRSKEDKLLINNVPFFVAGEMQATEFTKWEDTFLQDGFVNKRNSSAPNIVLFLIIKNYYKTFLMKCTSYLQDYAEKEEVQLLQQFAKLEFVNFVESYKKIIYKIDSNDEKKKANKKVRKLISELTLLWTNLNDTIIDKDGNTIVVKGVYKMNCENKYQEYLETMESLKINQMILQGPPGTSKTYSTREFLKYVGGGLDNNFLNELQIKDYDSDQYCDFIKNDSGKTPSIAWDIVQFHPSYGYEDFIRGIEVTTTKKSNIKYDTVNKVLGKIADLAYKAKEKHENKEVTSITKFFLIVDEINRANLATVFGELIYGLEYRGEGVATPYTVDNSNKLLLPDNLYIIGTMNTADKSIGGIDYAIRRRFLFFSLLPDKDVILNNDIDKSQEGTEDSEELLNQRELNMKAYNLFFNISRLFDEYLNPEYYKGDVQIGHTYFLVNEDDQLFKRFKYQIIPILREYVKDGMFQINVSNSEKSGWEGFLNCITGSININDEEKIVVSIFVELTKADLKEKTKEIKEA, encoded by the coding sequence ATGGGAGAAAAGACTTTAAAATTAATAAACGAATTAAGTAAAGTCCTATATGAGGATAAAACATTACTATTACAAGGTGGAGTAGGTGTAGGAAAGACATATTTGGCAAAGAAAATTGCAGAAAATTTAAAAAGTCATCAATTCGTTGATTTTCCATCAAAGAGGCAAAGGAAGACACCACAACTTTCAGATGTATGTAGAGAAATAGTTTCAATCCACCCATCTTATAGTTACGGTGATTTTATATATGGTATTGTAGCAGAGGCTAGGTCTGACTATTTAACTTTTGAATATAAGGATAAAATCTTTATGGAATTGTTAAACTCTGCTCTTGAAAGCTGGAACAACAAAGAAAATAGGAAGTATGTCTTAATATTAGATGACATCAATCGCGGATTCATAACAGATATATTAGGTGAAGCGATTATGTTGATGGAGACGCACGGTACAAATAAATATTCCATTACATTAAAAAGTGGAAGGGCACTTGTAATTCCTCCTAATTTTTATGTGATAGCAACTTTAAATAATTTGATCGAGACCCCTTTTGCAATGGATTTTGCATTGCAAAGACGTTTCTATAAATACACAATAGAAAGTGATTTTGAGTATATCGTAGATTCAGAAAGTGAACATGATAAAGGAAGTCTAGCACCAGAAACATTATATAAAAAAGTAAAAAAAATAGTTTTAGATAATCTTAATTACAGTTATAAGGAGAACCTACTTGAGAGGAATAAATACATAGTTGGTCATGGTTTTTTCTATGGAGCTGATTATTTAAGTAAAATAAAGTGGCAAGTGTTACCACTTCTTAGACAGTATTGTAAGGATAACATTTTAGAAAATGAAGCAGAAATTTTTATAACTAATTTAGAAGATGAATTGAATATTAATTTTACTACAGATATAAGACATATTAACAACTATAGAATTCATGGAGCGAAAAATGGAGTTACAGCAATAGAGTTCTATGAAAATGGAACCTCCCATAAACCAATTGTAAATATAATAGGAAGAATTAAAGAACAAAATCTTTTATCTGATACTGATATTGAGCGATATATAATATTTAATGAAAATGTTCTATTTCGTGAAGAGACTTTGAATTTGATTACTTATTCAGCGACACTTTATGCATCAACACTATCAAAAGATAACCTATATCTTAAGGAAAGACCGCTTTACATGAAAAGGTCTAAAGAAGATAAGCTTTTAATTAATAATGTTCCCTTTTTTGTAGCTGGCGAAATGCAAGCAACCGAATTTACAAAGTGGGAGGACACCTTCCTTCAAGATGGTTTTGTTAATAAAAGGAATTCGAGTGCGCCTAATATAGTTTTATTTCTTATAATTAAAAATTATTATAAAACATTTCTAATGAAATGTACTAGTTATTTGCAAGATTATGCTGAAAAAGAAGAAGTTCAATTGTTGCAACAATTTGCAAAATTAGAGTTTGTAAATTTTGTGGAAAGTTATAAAAAAATTATTTATAAAATAGATAGTAATGATGAAAAGAAAAAAGCTAATAAAAAAGTTAGAAAACTTATATCAGAGCTAACATTACTTTGGACGAATTTAAACGATACTATAATAGATAAAGATGGTAATACCATAGTAGTAAAAGGAGTTTATAAAATGAACTGTGAAAACAAATACCAAGAGTATTTAGAAACAATGGAATCACTAAAAATTAATCAGATGATTTTGCAAGGACCGCCTGGAACGTCGAAAACATATTCTACTAGGGAATTTTTAAAATACGTTGGAGGTGGATTAGATAACAATTTTTTAAATGAACTTCAAATTAAAGACTATGATAGCGATCAATATTGTGATTTTATAAAGAATGATAGTGGAAAAACACCGTCTATCGCATGGGATATTGTTCAGTTTCACCCCTCCTATGGTTATGAGGATTTTATAAGAGGAATTGAGGTAACTACTACAAAAAAATCTAATATTAAGTATGATACAGTTAATAAAGTTCTCGGTAAAATTGCTGATTTAGCTTACAAAGCGAAGGAGAAACATGAAAATAAGGAAGTAACAAGTATAACAAAGTTTTTCCTAATTGTAGATGAAATTAATCGGGCTAATTTAGCTACTGTATTTGGAGAATTAATATATGGATTAGAGTACAGAGGAGAAGGGGTAGCTACTCCGTATACCGTTGATAATTCTAATAAACTGTTATTACCAGATAATCTTTACATTATAGGTACAATGAATACGGCAGATAAATCAATTGGTGGTATTGACTATGCTATTAGAAGAAGATTTTTATTCTTTTCCTTGTTACCAGATAAAGATGTCATCTTAAATAATGATATAGATAAGAGTCAAGAAGGTACAGAGGATAGTGAAGAACTATTAAACCAAAGAGAGTTAAATATGAAAGCATATAACTTGTTTTTTAATATAAGTCGTTTGTTTGATGAGTATTTAAATCCTGAATATTATAAGGGAGATGTACAGATAGGTCATACATATTTTCTAGTAAATGAGGATGACCAATTATTTAAAAGGTTTAAGTACCAAATTATACCTATTTTAAGAGAGTATGTTAAAGATGGAATGTTTCAAATTAATGTTAGTAATTCTGAAAAATCAGGCTGGGAAGGTTTTTTAAATTGCATCACAGGTAGTATTAATATCAATGATGAAGAAAAAATTGTGGTTAGTATATTTGTAGAATTAACAAAAGCTGATTTGAAAGAAAAAACAAAAGAAATAAAAGAAGCTTAG